A window from Nevskia ramosa DSM 11499 encodes these proteins:
- a CDS encoding chemotaxis protein CheB: MDTGADDRAAPERDQAALSVAVIGASAGGVEALSRLIEHFPEVPRFAIVVLTHLDPDHESQLVPVLQKCTSIPVQSMSDGDMLEAGRIYVLVPAMTATLLDRKLVLTPRGPGLNLPIDIFLSSAARDSEIDVAAVILSGTGQDGTAGAAEVRHAGGYVVVQEPATATHDGMPQSVLDNQLADAALTPEQIAPAIQRYLESDAPSDPAVLPDAKVLDEVHALIHKQSGLNLRYYKDVNVRRRFMRRAFLQSGGDVGHYLVRLRDDPDEILALKDDLLVGVTAFFRDPELTEGLRQFVIPAILESNANPIRVWVPGCSTGEEVYSIAILFVDAMAAAGVTRKLQIFGTDINERAISRARLGRYSAEAMAAVPETWRAQYFVAEEGGWRLTKDLRSLCIFATHNLLANAPFSGVDLVSCRNLLIYLHKDAKQQAFEAFSYAAANGGSLLLGRSEAADPELFEEVSTRHNLYRRRPKAPRPVRGFTFTEPLPAGLLGLPSGEKPDFALENLADQLALAHFGPPGFVVDANGRVLQFRGDTSPFLLPSSGDATLSIARLVRPELQVDVRAVLMEAARSKLPVRRDRVFVDNHQYTLEVLPLQAGASQRYFLVALQRRDLTALVPAVSGDPDVRNEELEHYIRVLSDELEQSRTQLRAVVTEYDTTSEELRTANEEVLSANEELQSANEELQTAKQELEAANRDLTGVNDEMARRNQELVQLNDDLSNLINGIPVPVLMLDRQRRVRHFSPAAGPMFGLTAADLGGALPRSSAFAPEMLDAILDDAVQELRPVEQETQDLQSRSHIITARAYQTSDNRIEGAVLAFQDIQRLRLALDEANAARAEAERANAAKNEFLALVSHELRAPLNVITGWSAVLQKLSGDGDTSAITNRPTMQRALDIIDRNCRLQARLIDDLLDVSRIISGRLSLDLRLTNLSSLIRATVEGMAPTAEAKKISLSADGMDEATMLLADTRRVQQIIANLLQNAIKFTPEGGRIVVSLARVETWAELTVTDTGMGIPTDRLPRIFDRFSQADTSRTREHGGMGLGLSIVRHLAEGHGGTVAAHSEGPGKGARFVVRLPLAPAQMFEEVPASNGQTLNQSLRGYRILIVDDEVGGREAITHLLNAAGAEATAVPSASEALQLLESERYDAMVSDIAMPGTDGYTLVRELRVIEAARRLPRTLAIALTGFASIADRDEAIAAGFDGHLTKPADPTELANRIAAGCAR, translated from the coding sequence ATGGATACCGGAGCAGATGATCGTGCTGCGCCTGAGCGCGACCAGGCCGCGCTGAGCGTCGCCGTGATCGGCGCCTCCGCCGGTGGCGTGGAGGCGCTCAGCCGCCTGATCGAGCACTTCCCGGAAGTGCCGCGTTTCGCGATCGTGGTGCTGACCCATCTGGATCCGGATCACGAAAGCCAGCTGGTGCCGGTGCTGCAGAAGTGCACGAGCATCCCGGTGCAGTCGATGAGCGATGGCGACATGCTCGAAGCCGGTCGCATCTATGTGCTGGTGCCGGCGATGACCGCCACCCTGCTCGATCGCAAGCTGGTGCTGACGCCGCGCGGCCCCGGCCTGAATCTGCCGATCGATATCTTCCTGTCATCGGCCGCACGCGACAGCGAGATCGATGTCGCCGCCGTCATCCTGTCCGGCACCGGCCAGGACGGTACCGCAGGCGCTGCCGAAGTGCGTCATGCCGGTGGCTATGTCGTGGTCCAGGAGCCGGCCACGGCAACTCATGACGGCATGCCGCAGTCGGTGCTCGACAATCAGCTGGCCGATGCCGCACTGACGCCGGAGCAGATTGCGCCGGCGATCCAGCGCTATCTGGAAAGCGATGCGCCGAGCGACCCCGCCGTGCTGCCCGATGCCAAGGTGCTCGACGAGGTTCATGCGCTGATCCACAAGCAGTCCGGCCTCAACCTCCGTTACTACAAGGACGTCAACGTGCGCCGGCGGTTCATGCGCCGCGCCTTCCTGCAGTCGGGTGGCGATGTCGGCCATTACCTGGTGCGCCTGCGCGACGATCCGGACGAAATCCTCGCCCTCAAGGACGATCTGCTGGTCGGTGTCACCGCCTTCTTCCGCGATCCGGAACTGACCGAAGGCCTGCGCCAGTTCGTGATCCCGGCGATTCTCGAATCGAACGCCAACCCGATCCGCGTCTGGGTGCCCGGCTGCTCGACCGGCGAAGAGGTGTATTCGATCGCCATCCTGTTCGTCGATGCTATGGCCGCGGCCGGTGTCACCCGCAAGCTGCAGATCTTCGGTACCGACATCAACGAGCGGGCGATCAGCCGCGCGCGCCTCGGGCGTTACTCGGCAGAAGCGATGGCGGCGGTGCCCGAAACCTGGCGCGCGCAGTATTTCGTGGCCGAAGAGGGTGGCTGGCGGCTGACCAAGGATCTGCGCTCGCTGTGCATCTTCGCGACCCACAATCTGCTCGCCAATGCACCGTTCTCCGGCGTCGATCTGGTGTCCTGCCGGAACCTGCTGATCTACCTGCACAAGGATGCCAAGCAGCAGGCCTTCGAAGCGTTCTCGTATGCCGCGGCGAACGGCGGCAGCCTGCTGCTGGGCCGTTCGGAAGCAGCCGATCCGGAACTGTTCGAGGAAGTGTCGACCCGCCACAACCTCTACCGCCGCCGGCCGAAAGCGCCGCGGCCGGTGCGCGGCTTCACTTTCACCGAGCCGCTGCCGGCCGGGCTGCTCGGTTTGCCGAGTGGCGAGAAGCCGGATTTCGCGCTCGAGAATCTTGCCGATCAACTGGCCCTGGCCCATTTCGGGCCGCCCGGTTTCGTCGTCGATGCCAACGGCCGGGTGCTGCAGTTCCGCGGCGATACCTCGCCGTTCCTGCTGCCGAGCAGCGGTGACGCCACCTTGTCGATCGCCCGCCTGGTGCGGCCGGAACTGCAGGTGGATGTGCGTGCCGTGCTGATGGAAGCCGCGCGCAGCAAGCTGCCGGTGCGCCGTGATCGGGTCTTCGTCGACAACCATCAATACACGCTCGAAGTGCTGCCGCTGCAGGCCGGTGCCTCGCAGCGCTACTTCCTGGTCGCACTGCAGCGGCGCGATCTGACGGCACTCGTACCGGCGGTGTCGGGCGACCCCGATGTCCGCAACGAGGAGCTGGAGCACTACATCCGCGTGCTCAGCGATGAACTCGAACAGAGCCGCACCCAGTTGCGCGCGGTGGTCACCGAGTACGACACCACCAGCGAGGAACTGCGCACCGCCAACGAGGAAGTGCTGTCGGCGAACGAGGAACTGCAGAGCGCCAACGAGGAGCTGCAGACCGCCAAGCAGGAACTCGAAGCAGCGAACCGCGACCTCACCGGCGTCAACGACGAAATGGCGCGGCGCAACCAGGAGCTGGTGCAGCTCAACGATGATCTCAGCAATCTGATCAACGGCATTCCGGTGCCGGTGCTGATGCTCGACCGGCAACGCCGGGTGCGCCACTTCTCGCCGGCGGCCGGGCCGATGTTCGGGCTCACCGCGGCCGATCTCGGCGGCGCCTTGCCGAGGTCCAGCGCGTTCGCGCCGGAAATGCTCGATGCCATCCTCGACGACGCCGTGCAGGAACTGCGGCCGGTGGAGCAGGAAACGCAGGATCTGCAGAGCCGCAGCCACATCATCACGGCGCGCGCCTATCAGACCAGCGACAACCGCATCGAAGGCGCGGTGCTGGCCTTCCAGGACATCCAGCGCCTGCGCCTGGCGCTCGACGAAGCCAATGCCGCGCGTGCTGAAGCGGAGCGCGCCAACGCCGCCAAGAACGAATTCCTGGCGCTGGTCAGCCACGAACTGCGCGCGCCGCTGAACGTCATCACCGGCTGGAGCGCGGTGCTGCAGAAGCTGTCCGGCGATGGCGACACCTCGGCGATCACCAATCGGCCGACCATGCAGCGCGCGCTGGACATCATCGATCGCAACTGCCGCCTGCAGGCCCGGCTGATCGACGATCTGCTCGATGTCTCGCGCATCATCAGCGGCCGTCTGAGCCTCGATCTGCGGCTGACCAATCTGTCCAGCCTGATCCGCGCAACGGTTGAAGGCATGGCGCCGACGGCGGAAGCCAAGAAGATTTCCCTGAGCGCCGACGGCATGGACGAAGCGACGATGCTGCTCGCCGATACCCGGCGCGTGCAGCAGATCATCGCCAACCTGCTGCAGAACGCCATCAAGTTCACGCCGGAGGGCGGCCGCATCGTGGTGTCGCTGGCGCGCGTCGAGACCTGGGCCGAGCTGACCGTCACCGATACCGGCATGGGCATTCCCACCGATCGCCTGCCGCGCATCTTCGATCGCTTCAGTCAGGCCGACACCAGCCGCACCCGCGAGCACGGTGGCATGGGTCTGGGACTCTCGATCGTCCGCCACCTTGCCGAAGGCCATGGCGGCACCGTGGCCGCGCACAGCGAAGGCCCGGGCAAGGGCGCGCGCTTCGTGGTGCGGCTGCCGCTGGCACCGGCGCAGATGTTCGAGGAAGTGCCGGCCAGCAACGGTCAGACGCTGAACCAGTCGCTGCGCGGCTATCGCATCCTGATCGTCGATGACGAAGTCGGCGGCCGCGAGGCGATCACCCATCTGCTGAACGCTGCGGGTGCTGAAGCCACAGCGGTGCCTTCGGCTTCGGAAGCGCTGCAATTGCTGGAATCGGAGCGTTACGACGCCATGGTTTCCGACATCGCGATGCCGGGTACCGATGGCTACACGCTGGTCCGCGAACTGCGGGTGATCGAGGCCGCGCGGCGCTTGCCGAGAACCCTGGCGATTGCACTCACCGGCTTCGCCAGTATTGCTGATCGCGACGAGGCAATCGCCGCCGGCTTCGATGGTCATCTGACCAAACCGGCTGATCCCACCGAACTGGCCAATCGCATCGCGGCCGGCTGCGCGCGCTAG